A portion of the Gigantopelta aegis isolate Gae_Host chromosome 10, Gae_host_genome, whole genome shotgun sequence genome contains these proteins:
- the LOC121382966 gene encoding rac guanine nucleotide exchange factor JJ-like: protein MTNISIMERSEGLPFMRYPRPIPKRYEETRSPIIQDFTHQRILCYGSEIQKKVIEKQEEEKQNVLRKSEEEVWHHAESVKNDELKKLRDQLKAEHEKTIKKLQKEKEQALKEESLKVEMQMQKLAIRQVQEERIKGEEALAKALKHAEEVAVKELHEACSAIKKHERATAEAFVTNLVEKHTREMIQLRKDASEDKKNAILQVIETKKREKEKAVKAARLEEQKIAAKNLQECKTYFESKLKKLEEIISEKDEEIKRRVKEIEKSEFLKKAVEKSLLELRVAYQEYIERTSNLNRELTDIFLPSVYLDEVEKEALIDYEKLQNAETVGQPSDGDKSQNAETDQLGDYENFENTDTADQ from the exons atgacaaatatttccataatgGAGCGGTCAGAAGGCTTGCCATTCATGCGTTATCCAAGACCCATTCCTAAACGTTATGAAGAAACAAGATCTCCTATTATACAGGACTTTACACATCAGAGAATACTTT GCTATGGTTCTGAAATACAGAAGAAAGTCATAGAAaagcaagaagaagaaaaacagaaTGTCTTGCGTAAGTCTGAAGAGGAAGTCTGGCATCATGCAGAAAGTGTTAAAAATGATGAATTAAAAAAGCTAAGAGACCAGCTGAAAGCAGAACATGAGAAAACTATCAAGAAACTTCAGAAGGAAAAGGAGCAAGCTTTAAAG GAGGAGTCCCTAAAAGTGGAAATGCAGATGCAGAAGTTGGCCATTCGTCAAGTGCAAGAAGAACGAATTAAGGGGGAGGAGGCACTCGCCAAGGCTCTCAAACATGCCGAGGAAGTTGCGGTTAAAGAGCTGCATGAAGCCTGTTCTGCCATTAAGAAGCATGAGCGGGCGACTGCAGAAGCATTTGTAACAAATCTAGTGGA AAAGCATACAAGAGAAATGATACAGTTGAGAAAAGACGCTAGTGAGGACaagaaaaatgcaattttgcAAGTAATAGAAACCAAAAAACGTGAGAAGGAGAAGGCGGTGAAAGCAGCCAGGCTCGAAGAACAGAAAATAGCTGCCAAAAATCTGCAAGAAtgcaaaacatattttgaatCCAAACTGAAAAAATTGGAAGAGATTATTTCAGAGAAAGATGAAGAGATTAAAAGGCGGGTGAAGGAGATCGAGAAGAGCGAGTTTTTGAAGAAAGCCGTAGAGAAAAGCCTGCTGGAACTGAGAGTGGCATACCAGGAATACATAGAGAGAACGAGCAATCTCAACAGAGAGCTCACAGACATCTTCCTGCCATCGGTGTATCTGGATGAAGTGGAGAAAGAGGCGCTCATTGACTATGAAAAACTGCAGAACGCTGAAACAGTAGGTCAGCCCAGTGATGGTGACAAATCGCAGAATGCCGAAACAGATCAACTTGGTGACTATGAAAATTTCGAAAACACCGATACAGCTGACCAGTAG
- the LOC121382967 gene encoding exosome complex component CSL4-like isoform X2, with amino-acid sequence MAAPSACVPGQRLCRLDDDLLPGDGTYIRNGFVYSSLAGFLRTGQHQGKKTLEVYTVTLKNMVPSVDALVTGRITNVNPRFCKCAILSIGKTPLRETFRGMIRKEDVRATEKDKVEMYKCFRPGDIVIAKVLSLGDAHSYLLSTAENELGVVVANSEAGVPMVPISWCKMQCPKTLQEEHRKVAKVQSCYTETVPA; translated from the exons GTCAGCGTCTGTGTCGTTTGGATGACGACTTGTTGCCAGGTGATGGAACATACATAAGGAATGGGTTTGTCTACTCCAGCTTAGCAGGGTTTTTAAGAACAGGACAGCACCAAGGCAAG AAGACATTGGAAGTGTATACAGTGACACTGAAGAATATGGTGCCTTCAGTTGATGCTCTAGTCACAGGAAGG ATAACGAATGTTAATCCTCGATTCTGCAAGTGTGCAATCTTGAGTATTGGGAAGACTCCACTTCGAGAAACATTCCGTGGAATGATCAG aaAAGAAGATGTCAGAGCCACTGAAAAAGACAAA GTagaaatgtacaaatgttttcGTCCTGGTGATATTGTCATAGCCAAAGTT CTGTCTCTTGGTGATGCTCACTCATACCTGCTGAGTACAGCAGAGAATGAACTTGGAGTTGTGGTAGCAAACAGTGAAGCAG GTGTGCCCATGGTACCCATAAGCTGGTGCAAAATGCAGTGTCCAAAAACTCTGCAAGAAGAACACAGGAAAGTGGCCAAAGTTCAGTCTTGCTATACAGAAACTGTGCCAGCATGA
- the LOC121382967 gene encoding exosome complex component CSL4-like isoform X1: MHAKATFHLTCQRLCRLDDDLLPGDGTYIRNGFVYSSLAGFLRTGQHQGKKTLEVYTVTLKNMVPSVDALVTGRITNVNPRFCKCAILSIGKTPLRETFRGMIRKEDVRATEKDKVEMYKCFRPGDIVIAKVLSLGDAHSYLLSTAENELGVVVANSEAGVPMVPISWCKMQCPKTLQEEHRKVAKVQSCYTETVPA; encoded by the exons GTCAGCGTCTGTGTCGTTTGGATGACGACTTGTTGCCAGGTGATGGAACATACATAAGGAATGGGTTTGTCTACTCCAGCTTAGCAGGGTTTTTAAGAACAGGACAGCACCAAGGCAAG AAGACATTGGAAGTGTATACAGTGACACTGAAGAATATGGTGCCTTCAGTTGATGCTCTAGTCACAGGAAGG ATAACGAATGTTAATCCTCGATTCTGCAAGTGTGCAATCTTGAGTATTGGGAAGACTCCACTTCGAGAAACATTCCGTGGAATGATCAG aaAAGAAGATGTCAGAGCCACTGAAAAAGACAAA GTagaaatgtacaaatgttttcGTCCTGGTGATATTGTCATAGCCAAAGTT CTGTCTCTTGGTGATGCTCACTCATACCTGCTGAGTACAGCAGAGAATGAACTTGGAGTTGTGGTAGCAAACAGTGAAGCAG GTGTGCCCATGGTACCCATAAGCTGGTGCAAAATGCAGTGTCCAAAAACTCTGCAAGAAGAACACAGGAAAGTGGCCAAAGTTCAGTCTTGCTATACAGAAACTGTGCCAGCATGA